In the genome of Oncorhynchus nerka isolate Pitt River linkage group LG27, Oner_Uvic_2.0, whole genome shotgun sequence, the window ctacacactactttttTACCATGTAGGTGTGTAGCtataactactggaactacacactactttttTACCATGTAGGGGTACACTACTTTTTTACCATGTAGGGGTGTAGCtataactactggaactacacactacttttttaccatgtagtggtgtagctataactactggaactacacactactttgTTACCATGTAGGGGTGTAGCtataactactggaactacacactactttttTTTACCATGTAGGGGTGTAGCtataactactggaactacacactactttgTTACCATGTAGGGGTGTAGCtataactactggaactacacactactttgTTACCATGTAGGGGTGTAGCtataactactggaactacacactactttgttaccatgtagtggtgtagctataactactgaaactacacactactttGTTACCATGTAGGGGTGTAGCtataactactggaactacacactactttgTTACCATGTAGGGGTGTAGCtataactactggaactacacactactttgTTACCATGTAGGGGTGTAGCtataactactggaactacacactactttgttaccatgtagtggtgtagctataactactggaactacacactactttgTTACCATGTAGGGGTGTAGCtataactactggaactacacactactttgTTACCATGTAGGGGTGTAGCtataactactggaactacacactactttgTTACCATGTAGGGGTGTAGCtataactactggaactacacactacttttttttttaaaatagaaTGGAATCAGGCAAGAATTTTCTTTCTTTTTCAATATAAGACCTGTTAAATTCTCACTTAAAATATAGTTTTTTTGTTTAATAGGCTAAATTACACAATCTGTTAACATCTAAAATCAGATAAAATCTGACTCCAGAGTGatctgttcttgcaatttgtagtctatgacatttcagatttagataTGATAAATCTTCACgaagtagtttggatgtagtgaactacttttccAAAGTAACTTCAGTTAACTAAACAATATGTTTCTTAAGGGTAGCTTTACTGTAGCTTAACCTCTTCCATTCTGAAGTAATTGGTAACTTGGCCAGCTATACTTTCAGAGTAACTTCCCCAACACTGCACAAAGGACTAAAATGTAACATAAATTGAGATGTGTGCTTTAAAACACATACAGATAACACTCACATGTCGTGATTAACCTGATACTGATTGATGAAGACACAGGTGTCCTTTGGAATGAAGTATCCATTGAGTGTGATGTTTTGTGTGGTGCTTAAGGGATGAAAagcatgggggggggggagactGTGTAAATATCAACTTTCCCAGAGATAACACTTTGACCTGAACGTGCTAACAGACAGGCACCATGCAGATGTAAATATTACACATTGTTACTGTGACTGTTATCAGAGCCTCACCAGTGTGGTATGGTGAAAGGGACATAGGATGTGTGACGGAACACCTCATATAAGAAGGACTCAGTAAAAGGCATCTTGGGCTTGTCTTCAAACCGAGGTAGTCTGGCTGGGCCAATGTGGTCGTCTGAACCAGAGAAAGGCAAAAACATACAGTCGCAATCAAAATACCTCGAAGAAAGTGACAAGAAAAGAATGTACCTGAAAGTGGAAAAAAAGAGAAAAGGATCAGCGACATTACAGAGGCAATCAGAAAAAGTGAGACCAAGGAAGAAAGAAAGACGATTGGATTATTGCCATCCAGTCTTACATTTCCATTCACAAGTAAGGGGATGATTTGTGTGGCTTGATTCTCGTATGGTGCAATACCCCTGCGTGTGATCCCCTTTGTTCCTGTCAGAGTAGACTGTCCAAGTAtccaaaatctctctctcttttctctctctctgtctctgtgaatgAATCGTGCTTACTGAACAAACTGTACCAGTTCTCTCAGCCCACTTCAAAAATAGCTCCGGCGTTGGTGAATTCATGACCTTTTGCGTGTTACCATGGCGAGCAATGGTCTCTAGCCATTGAGGACGGAATGGGGGGTAGGGTGGGGGGACACGTCTCTCAAAGATTAGATCATTGTGTGGAACTGCACAGACGGCCTATCAAACTGGCAAACTGGCTGGTACTGTAGGAGACTCATTAAGATGTGCTATTTGACAACACAGGAAGTACTTACATTCATAGAACACCTGAACTCTCACCTATTTTTATAAAACAAAGTGATTATTCTTAACAAGTAAAGCAGACACACAAGCAGGGGTACAAAGAGACTAAGTATAAAGAGACAAGAAGTCCATTTAGCGCTACAAAGGCAGACAGTACAGTATTACACTTTTCTATAGGAAAAGTACTGTTCAGTCATACAGGAAGAATTATTACAACACAGAGGATGTACAGTACCAATCTCCTGGTGTATTTTGACCTGGATGTCAGGAAACTTGATGAGGTATAAGAGGCTCCACTGTAAACCAGCTATGATGGTATCGAATCCTGTAATGCAAAAATCGTCGTTATCACCGTCGTATCTATGCTATGAGTTGGTCTGTTCAAACGTATTGTTCAACCCATCACTGATGGGAATGGAGATCGTCCAGAAGAAAAAGACATCTGGATTTGGAAATCGAGTCTCAGCAAACATACTAGAGCCACAGCACTGAAATAGCCATAATACCAAAGTCTGTTTATAAACTTCTTGTCAAGAATGAACGTACTGTGTAATAGCCTAGTGTTAATATGCTGTTTATAAGCAGAGCTTCAAATCATTTGTTGCCAAACTTCTCTGTTCCATCCATCTCACCTGCTCCAAAGATGTCGATGACAGTGTGTATGATCTGGGAGTTGGAAAGCACTGCGGTGTCTTCATCCTCTTGCCGATCCTCACAGAGGGCAATCAGAGCATCTGTGATGTCACGTATACAGTCCTGGAAACACACACATCATCACAGCTTTAGTTAACACTTTACTTTACACTCTACTTAATACCTGCAGCTttgttgtatttattagggatcacCATTATctgctaccaaggcagcagctactcttcctgtgttTCAAACACATTAAGACATTTACATTGCATagaaaacaaaagataaaacagtacatcatataacagtattacaccactacatatctatgATACAAAATGTATGATACCACCATACTACAATGTacatgtgtgtagagtgcgtatGCTAGCACTTGTGTGCCTattccccgctgttccataaggtgtatttttatggtTTTTTAAAAtcttacctgatgtggaatagagttccatgtagtactgtgtacagtttaacacttttttggttactacatgattccatatgtgttattttgtagtttttatgtctttgctattattctgcaatgtagaaaatagtaaaaataaggaaaaacccttgaatgagtaggtgtgtccaaacttttgtctggtactgtatgAGCCCTTATAATGTCTAATAATAAGGCTTATATGTTATGTCTCTCTAAGTAAGTCTATACATGTGCAGGGGGAGTCCTAACCTAGCCACTCCAGGTTATATCTGTGTCATATTCCAAATactgatttcaaatcaaatgtaatccTTTCAAATTCACAAAACCCTAACATACAACCCGCCAATCAAATGTACCATCAAATTGTGAGAGTGAGACTGACAGCATCTTCTAGAAAACATGTGAGCATGTGTCTTCCACCAGATTGATAATTCCTCATTAAAGAGAGCGTGCGGGCATTTTAGCCCCTGCGCAAGAACAAAGGTTCACTTTAGCCTCACCCGACATATATAAGCCTGGTCTGGCCTGTCCTCCTACCTAGAGTATAGGTCTCTTATATTGTAGCTCAACTATTTCAATATTTCAAATAACTATCTGTTCAATGTATTCCCTACTGTAATATACAAACTGTTATATGTAACCTAAAATCACAAGCAAAAACATGCTTTCCAAAAAGGAACTTTCCTTTCTACCTAATCTACCTCTGCTCACGCTatatctccctctatcccatTTCTTCCTTTCTTTCCCCCCTGCATTattccttctctctgtctatccctctagcACTGAAACAGATCCCTCAATGACTGGCTGGTTTTCTGTGCCTCTGTACCAGAATCTGATTGCACAGATCATATCTTTGTAACAGTTTACTTATCTACCAAGTTCAGCCtaaatgtcatattataatagagatttGTCTACAAGTTGATGTCTGCAAAAAGGATTACCGTCCACTTTCTGTTTCAGTGAATACACATTACAGAATATATGCCTCTAGGCAATAGTTTTAATAGCACATGTATAAATATATCTTACCTCTACCTCAAGCTGTAACAGTAGAACGGTTAAATGTCAGTTGGATATCTTATTGCAATATTATCAGACGGCTTTCAGGGTCTGTTCATTAAACACCAAACAGAAGAatactgaaacagggagggactacatggACTTGTCCCGAAAAGGACGCATTTTAAATTTTCCACTGAAAAAGTATATAAATGTTTTCTGTGGCGTGCTCTAATTTGCATGACCCATGTGTGGCTCAAACCTTGTCAAAGGTCTCCAGGTGCTCCTCGATGTTGTGTTCCATGAAGCTGTTCATTCTGCTGATGTGCTGGACCATCTTACGCAGGGACGGGCTCGGCAGGTAGCGGAACACAGGGAAGAAGTCGGCCATGTTGCCTGCAGCGAAGATCCGCAACACCTCGTTGTTGATGTGCACAATAGTGAGGAACTCTTTGTCATTGTAGTCATACCTCTTCCCGAAACACAGAGCACACACCACATTGGCCACCGACGTAACCAGCGGGACCACAGGGTCCAGACCTAGCCCCTCGCTCGCCTCTGATAGCTCCCAAATGGCCTCCACCATCCCAGCTGCCTCAGCGCACACGTGCTCCTCTAGCATACAGGTGGTGTCGGGACCCCGCGACTCTGCCTGCGAGAAGGAGCGTAGGGCGTTCTTGCAGAGCTTCTTGTGGAGCACCCAGGCGGGGCCATACTTCTCACTGAAGGTCATGCTGGTGCCATTGGCCACGGCAGAGAAGGTGAAGAGGTCAGGGCGTCCAGCAAAAGCATCGCCCTGCCGAACCAGCGCCTGCCTAATGGTGGCATAGCCGCtaagcaccaccacaacaaggGAGCCCATACGCATCTGGAAGACGTCACCATACTGCAGCCGGAG includes:
- the LOC115110992 gene encoding cytochrome P450 1A1-like: MRLTFGIFPKDGLSMSLSGVTMALCTLTLLLVALRGRKREGAGHPKGTLPPGPTPWPLVGNLFQMGDQIHLSLTQLRLQYGDVFQMRMGSLVVVVLSGYATIRQALVRQGDAFAGRPDLFTFSAVANGTSMTFSEKYGPAWVLHKKLCKNALRSFSQAESRGPDTTCMLEEHVCAEAAGMVEAIWELSEASEGLGLDPVVPLVTSVANVVCALCFGKRYDYNDKEFLTIVHINNEVLRIFAAGNMADFFPVFRYLPSPSLRKMVQHISRMNSFMEHNIEEHLETFDKDCIRDITDALIALCEDRQEDEDTAVLSNSQIIHTVIDIFGAGFDTIIAGLQWSLLYLIKFPDIQVKIHQEIDDHIGPARLPRFEDKPKMPFTESFLYEVFRHTSYVPFTIPHCTTQNITLNGYFIPKDTCVFINQYQVNHDIDLWGDPDVFRPERFLSKEGVLNKDLTEKVMIFGMGKRRCLGDGFARLEMFVFLTTLLHRLCIENVPGQELDLSTDFGLTMKPRPYRISVSSRL